The Rufibacter sp. DG15C region GCAGTTCATCAACATGAAATCATAACAAACGCCTATTCATTCTTACCTCTAAAAGAGAAGACAAGGGTACTGGGGATTATTCTCTATCTTGCTCCTTTATCCATTCCCCTAAGTACATTTACTAACTATGTTTGACCTCAGTATCTTTTCTAACCCAGACGTCTGGCTAAGCTTGCTCACGCTAACCTTTATGGAGGTGGTGCTGGGAATAGATAACATTGTATTTATCTCCATTGTGGTGGGGCGTCTGCCCAAAGACCAGCAAGGCAAAGGCCGTACCATTGGCCTAATGCTGGCCTTGGTGTTCAGGATTATCCTCTTGATGTTCATCAGCGCCATTGTCAACGCTAATCAGCCACTGTTCACTTGGAACCTGTTTTGGATGGATGAGCCGTTTGCGGTTTCCTGGCGGGACATCATTCTGTTTGGCGGTGGTTTGTTTTTGCTGGCCAAGAGTACTACAGAGATTCACAACAAGCTGGAAGGCGAAGAAGAGGGCACCTCTGCCGCTGGTGGCACCAGCAGCATGGGCAAGATCATTATTCAGATCATTCTAGTGGACATTGTCTTCTCCTTTGACTCTATCTTAACCGCGGTGGGCTTGGTTGAGCACGTAAGCGTCATGATCATTGCCGTGATCATCTCCATGGGAATTATGCTGGCCTTTGCCAGATACGTGAGTGACTTTGTGAACGAGCACCCAACCGTGAAAATGCTGGCTCTGTCCTTCCTGATTCTGATTGGGGTGATGCTGGTGGCCGAGGCCTTCCACGTCCACATCCCGAAGGGCTATATCTACTTTGCCATGTTCTTCTCCTTGGTGGTAGAGATGCTGAACATGCGCCTCAGAAAGAAAACCGTTCCTGTGCATTTGCGCCAGAATGAGATCTTGGACAATGACGGAAACCCCGAGACGTTGATGTAAGCAATTAGCGTATACTAGTTTAAAGAGCGGAAACTGTACCCACGGTTTCCGCTCTTTGCGTTTAGGGCGTTTTGGCTTAGTTTTAGGAAAGCAGGCCGAAAACGAGCATCAAGTTTGGATCTGCTGGTGTCTTACAATTATGGAGAATGAATTAAGTATTGCTGCCAAGCTGGGCATTGCCTTTGGGATATTGGTTGTGTTTCTGGTCCCAATTTATTTAATGGTTGAGGGCGCTTGGCGACAAGGCCGACAAGAAGACCAACGCGCTTTTATCCTTCGGTTGCCTGCTGGTCATGTGTTGGTAACTGGTTTCTTGTGCAGTGTGCCTGCTGTTTTGGCTACAGTGCTCTTATGGGTGCCCGTGATGGTGGATCCCTCTTTGTGGTGGGTGAGTATTTGTTTGCTTCCGGTGGCATTCTTCTTAGCCCTTCCTTTGCTACTTTTCATTAACCATTTGGTTCAGACTTTGTCACAAACGGTCTCTCTGGATAAAGACCAGCAACGCCTTGTCATTGAGAAATCTGGCCAGCAATACCAGATATGTCTGGCGCAGGACCAATACAAGGTTGTGCGCTATGAACGAAACAAAGAAACCAGAAGAAGCTTTAGAAGGCCGATGATGGATGATTTTGAGAAAACGGTGCTTATTCAAGGCAACAAGCACTTTGAGTTATCTGAGATGCTTTTGTTCAACTATCCTTCTTTACTGGAGCTGCTTGATCAACACGCAGACATCACCGTGAAAAAGGTGAAATACAGTTTTATTCACTTATAAGTTACTGCAAGACGGTAGGTTTCGCCCTCGTTTTTAGCCTCTTTCCCAGAAAGCAGCCCAAAAACGAGGGTAAATAAAAATCCCCCTGCCAGGGGCAAGGGGATTTCAAACAAACCAAAATGAAAATTTTTATTTACTCTTATCATCGTCAGCGGCCTTCTTGAAGGCGTCATTGTTGTGGAAGTTCCTGAACTCCAGGTCTTCCTGTGAAATGTCACTGAGGACTTTCTTACGTTGAATAGCCTTAGGAAGGTTTTCAGAAATTGTATTAATATCTCCAGAACGGGCTCCAGCCACCGCTAGGGCATAATATCCCATGGCATGGTCCGGAGATTGCTGGGTGTGTCGGGATAAATCTGCCTTGGCCCCGGCGCTGTCGCCACCTAACATCTTGGCAATGCCTCTGTTATAGTAAGCGCCCTCAATGTTGGTGGCCTGGTCAAAGTGACGAATAGCCTCGGCAAACTGACCCATCTGGGCGTAGGCCAAACCTAAGTTGTAATGCGCCTGTTGGCTATTCTTCTGGGCCACGGACTGTTTCAGGTACTGGATGGCCTTTGGGTAGTTTTCCACCACCATGTAGGCGGCGCCCAGGTTGCTCAAGACGGCCCAGTCGGTGCGGTTGAGTTGATAGGCCAGCTCCAACAGCTTGATGCTCTCTGTGTAGGCGCCTTTGTACTTAAAGTCCACGACGGTCTCCTCTGGGTTGTCATACTTGATCTTGTACTTATATTTATAGGCGTTCACGTCCTGCGGCTCTTTCTTGATGTCGTTCTTGAACTTGCTGTCAAAGTCGCCGCCTACGCCTACAATGGCATCATCACCGCCTACAATGGCAATCCCGTCACTGGCGGGGGCATCTGGCTCACGCACTAGTTTCAAGATGGCCAGGTCATTGATGGCACGATAATCCTCGCGGTACACGTCGTAATAGGCCAAAAGCAAAGACATTTTTCCAGTTGGAGCTTTAGTTCGCTGAGCGGCTTCCAGCCATTCTTCTTTGTCCAGAATCTCGCGCAGTTGGTATTTCTCCATCTTACCCGAGATATAAGCCACGGCCACGGAGTCTAGTTGTTTGTCATTAAGGGCGGGGCGCATGGCTTTGTTGGTTTCTACCACTACAATGGACCGGCGCAGCGGTTGTAACAGTTCTTCTACGCGGGTAGACTTTCCGCCTAAAAGCGCCATGACGTTTTTCTCAGTTTCTGCTGCAGGAGTACCAGCGTTGATGGCGTTTATCACTTTCTGCTTGGTGGCGTCTGGAAAATCAGAAGCCATTAAGGTTTCTTTGAAGCCTCTCCAGTCCTCAGCGGTGGTCTCCGTCTTGAAGGTAGCCTTGGCCAAGGCGGTGCCGTAGTTCATTTCCTTTAGCTTGGTGCGCAACCAGTCGGCGGCCTGCTGGGAGCGTTGCTCAGAGAGCTGCACGTTGCGTTTCATGGTGCCCTCCGGTGACGCGAAGCCCCGGATGGTAATGGTACTCTCGGGGTTCTTCTTCAAGAAATCGCCTATGGCTTTCACATCGCGCTGGTAGGCTTCTTTGCTCAATTTGGAGATGTCTACCGGGAAGTTGAACTGGGCCAGCAGTTTAAGCGGCTGTGTGTCTCTGGTGCGGATGGTGTCAACGGTGGCAAACTGGTACTGCGCGTTGTTGACAAACCACAAGCCCGCAGTGGAACAGCATTTGGCCACGTCGTCTACCTCGCCGGCAATGCGGTCGCCGCCAGCTTCATACACATAGGTAAAGTCAATTTCTTTGCCAATCATGTCGGTGATGAAGGGCAGGGTAATGGTCACGTCTGCGTTCACGCCATTCTTCTGCACGTTGGTCACAGGGCCGTACTTGGCCGTGAACTTGTCATACTTGTAGTCGCCTAG contains the following coding sequences:
- a CDS encoding tetratricopeptide repeat protein, with the protein product MNKTILTFAMALTAISTAPSMAQDANKATATVTPNPLEVRGDSVRLKAKITIPAHRKLKDGGTLTITPKLGDYKYDKFTAKYGPVTNVQKNGVNADVTITLPFITDMIGKEIDFTYVYEAGGDRIAGEVDDVAKCCSTAGLWFVNNAQYQFATVDTIRTRDTQPLKLLAQFNFPVDISKLSKEAYQRDVKAIGDFLKKNPESTITIRGFASPEGTMKRNVQLSEQRSQQAADWLRTKLKEMNYGTALAKATFKTETTAEDWRGFKETLMASDFPDATKQKVINAINAGTPAAETEKNVMALLGGKSTRVEELLQPLRRSIVVVETNKAMRPALNDKQLDSVAVAYISGKMEKYQLREILDKEEWLEAAQRTKAPTGKMSLLLAYYDVYREDYRAINDLAILKLVREPDAPASDGIAIVGGDDAIVGVGGDFDSKFKNDIKKEPQDVNAYKYKYKIKYDNPEETVVDFKYKGAYTESIKLLELAYQLNRTDWAVLSNLGAAYMVVENYPKAIQYLKQSVAQKNSQQAHYNLGLAYAQMGQFAEAIRHFDQATNIEGAYYNRGIAKMLGGDSAGAKADLSRHTQQSPDHAMGYYALAVAGARSGDINTISENLPKAIQRKKVLSDISQEDLEFRNFHNNDAFKKAADDDKSK
- a CDS encoding TerC family protein, whose product is MFDLSIFSNPDVWLSLLTLTFMEVVLGIDNIVFISIVVGRLPKDQQGKGRTIGLMLALVFRIILLMFISAIVNANQPLFTWNLFWMDEPFAVSWRDIILFGGGLFLLAKSTTEIHNKLEGEEEGTSAAGGTSSMGKIIIQIILVDIVFSFDSILTAVGLVEHVSVMIIAVIISMGIMLAFARYVSDFVNEHPTVKMLALSFLILIGVMLVAEAFHVHIPKGYIYFAMFFSLVVEMLNMRLRKKTVPVHLRQNEILDNDGNPETLM